A single Vigna radiata var. radiata cultivar VC1973A chromosome 8, Vradiata_ver6, whole genome shotgun sequence DNA region contains:
- the LOC106771185 gene encoding S-type anion channel SLAH2, producing the protein MENNLCRETQGRGLPKVPSLVQHISNVKKSSSFKESEKKGQGDEQEHSVSINMPSNCEEVRLHDTVRVSYSGETDLNSNGAPIFSSESKPRMPSQSMPNGSLQPEAASSENFTNHESIKRLNDRRTKFFKTWYGKLEAKLSILHGRVHTQSVEDDNNLSNTENPLPVDLFVKALEDPHLQTPKKSSEEMVHPQDKQWPFLLRFPISSFGICLGVSSQAILWKALATSPSTEFLHITPKINFVLWLISVAVVATIFAMYLFKIILYFEAVRREYHHAVRVNFFFAPWISLLFLGLGVPSSFAKELHHAVWYILMIPLFFLMLKIYGQWMFGGKRKLSKVANPTNMLAIVGNFVGALLGASMGLREGPIFFLTLGLAHYMVIFVTLSQMLPTNKTIPRDLHPVFFLLVAPPSVASLALAKIQGSFHLESRIFYFTSMFLYLTLAVRVNLFRGLKFSISWWAYTFPMTAAAIATINYTNQVTNVVTQALSVILSLISTFVVTTVLVSTVVHAFVLRDLFPNDLAIATSERKQKTHKKRFPLGFGSHGHAKKTENYLKFVNSDKNDLV; encoded by the exons ATGGAAAACAACCTTTGCCGTGAAACACAAGGGCGTGGCTTGCCTAAAGTTCCATCACTAGTTCAACATATATCAAACGTGAAAAAAAGctcctctttcaaa gaaagtgaaaaaaaaggcCAAGGTGATGAACAGGAACATTCAGTATCTATCAATATGCCATCAAATTGTGAAGAGGTTCGGCTACATGATACCGTGAGAGTTTCCTACAGTGGTGAAACTGATCTTAATAGCAATGGGGCTCCCATTTTCTCTTCTGAATCCAAGCCACGAATGCCATCACAATCAATGCCAAATGGCAGCCTGCAACCGGAGGCAGCAAGCTCAGAGAATTTTACAAATCATGAAAGCATCAAAAGGTTGAACGATAGGAGAactaagtttttcaaaacatggTACGGTAAACTTGAGGCGAAATTATCAATTCTGCATGGAAGGGTACATACACAAAGTGTAGAAGACGATAACAACTTAAGCAACACTGAGAACCCTTTACCTGTTGATTTGTTCGTGAAAGCATTGGAAGATCCACATTTACAAACTCCTAAG AAGTCTTCAGAAGAGATGGTGCATCCTCAGGACAAGCAGTGGCCATTCCTTCTTCGGTTTCCGATTTCATCTTTTGGTATTTGTCTAGGAGTTAGCAGTCAAGCAATTCTATGGAAAGCATTGGCCACGTCACCTTCCACCGAATTTCTTCACATAACTCCGAAAATAAATTTCGTGCTGTGGCTTATCtctgttgctgttgttgctacTATTTTCGCCATGTATCTGTTCAAAATAATTCTCTATTTTGAAGCAGTTCGGCGCGAGTACCATCATGCAGTTCGTGTTAACTTCTTCTTTGCCCCATGGATATCCCTCTTGTTCTTAGGTCTTGGAGTTCCTTCATCGTTTGCAAAAGAATTGCATCATGCGGTTTGGTACATTCTAATGATTCCACTGTTCTTCCTTATGCTAAAAATATATGGACAGTGGATGTTTGGGGGCAAAAGGAAGCTCTCAAAGGTTGCCAATCCGACAAATATGCTAGCAATTGTTGGAAATTTTGTGGGAGCCTTATTGGGTGCATCTATGGGCCTAAGAGAAGGACCTATTTTTTTCTTGACACTTGGACTTGCACACTATATGGTGATATTTGTAACTCTCTCACAGATGCTTCCAACAAATAAGACCATCCCCAGGGACCTCCATCCAGTGTTCTTTCTTTTGGTTGCACCACCTAGTGTTGCTTCTTTGGCATTGGCCAAGATTCAGGGTTCTTTTCATTTGGAATCACGGATTTTCTATTTCACTTCCATGTTCCTATATCTCACGCTG GCTGTTCGGGTCAATCTTTTCAGAGGACTCAA ATTCTCAATCTCATGGTGGGCCTACACTTTTCCAATGACTGCTGCTGCAATTGCTACCATAAACTACACAAATCAAGTCACAAACGTTGTAACTCAAGCTTTGAGTGTAATATTGAGTCTCATTTCTACATTCGTAGTAACAACAGTGCTTGTCTCGACTGTTGTGCATGCCTTTGTCCTCCGAGACCTCTTTCCCAATGACCTTGCCATTGCCACAAGTGAGAGAAAGCAAAAAACTCATAAGAAACGCTTCCCTTTAGGATTTGGAAGCCACGGACATGCCAAAAAGACTGAAAATTACTTGAAGTTTGTGAACTCAGATAAAAATGATTTAGTTTAG